In Clostridium ljungdahlii DSM 13528, the genomic window TATCTTTAAAATATTTTTTTACTTCTGAAATCACTTGAGTAGACAGATTAGTTCTCCCATCACACATACTCATAATAACCCCCTCAATTTTTAAGTCTTTATTTAAGGATTCTGTTATCAATTGTACTGTGTTAACTAGTTGTCCAACACCTTCCAAAGCATAAAATTCACATTGGATAGGTATAATCACACTATTTGATGCTGTAAGTGCGTTTATAGTCAAAAGTCCCAAAGACGGAGGACAATCTATAAATATAAAATCAAATTTAGCTTTTAACTTTTTTAAATTATTCTTTAATATATTTTCTCTGTTTTCTTTATTTATTAATTCCACTTCAGCTCCAGCTAGTTCTATAGTTGATGGCACTATAGAAAAATTATCTATCAATTCACATTTTTTTATAACATTATCTATCTCAACATCTGAAGTTAATATATCATATATAGAAGCATCTAATTTTTCCTTATCAATTCCCAATCCGCTAGTAGTATTACCTTGAGGATCAATATCTATATTCAATATTTTATATCCTTGCATAGCCAAATAAGCACTTAAATTGATACAAGTAGTAGTTTTACCAACCCCACCCTTTTGATTAAATATGGATATTACCTTCATTTAAATTCCCTCCTTCCAGCTTTATATATTCATCTTTTCTAATTATATATTTTTATTTAAAAGAATAAAAGAGTTTTTATTGTTAATTAACATTTAAATTTTTATAAAAAAATAAAATGTTTCATGTGAAACATTTTATTTTTTAGGAATAGTAATTATAATCTGAACCTCTTCGTCTGAATCCTCTGAAGTATACTTTGCATTCAACCCATATTTATCAAAAATCTGCTTAATTGTATTTATATATACTTTAGGAGAAAATATTCCTTTTATTTTCTTTCTTTTATTTTTTTTATTACTGGTGAGCTTGTCCAATTCTTTATTGATAAGTTCTTCTGTTTTCTTTACATTCAAAGATTTCTTAATTACGATCTTTAATATTTTTTTCTGAATCTCCAATGTTGGAAGTTTTAATAAGGCTCTCGCATGCCTTTCAGTTAAGTTATTCTCTAGTAACATAATTCTAATTTCTTTATCAAGTCTAAGAAGTCTAATCTTATTTGCAATAGTAGATTGCTTTTTTCCTATAGTTTCAGCTAGTTTCTCTTGAGTATAAGAATGATCCTTTATTAAATTATAGTATGCTTCTGCTTCTTCCAAAAAATTTAAATTTTCCCTCTGCAAATTTTCTAAAAGTGCAATTGCAGCAGATTCTTTATCACTTATGTCTACTATTATTACAGGAACTTCAGTAAGTCCTGCCTTTTTTGCTGCTCTCAGTCTTCTTTCCCCAGCAACTAATTCGTACTTATTTTCACCTAATTTTCTTACTGACAGTGGTTGAACTATTCCATATGAACTTATAGATTGAGCTAACTCTTCTAAACTTTCTTCATTAAAATATTTTCTCGGTTGATATACATTAGGTAAAATTAAATCTACGGGTATATAATTAACGTTCTTTTGCATATTTAACCATCCCTCTTATGTTTCCTATTGTTAACATTTCTTCACGGTTTTATAAAATCCTTCTAATTTATATAATTTTTATCCGACAAATTGTTACATTTATTTTAGTGGTTTTTTAGAAACTATACCTGCCTTTCTTGGATACATATTTGGTGTTCTCCTAATTTTTTTTATTACGACTAAATTATGATTAAGATCATCATTTTCTATTTTTATTATATCCTCTATTTTCCCACCTAAAATACTAACAGCTTTTTTACTTTCCTTAATTTCATCCTCAACAGATGGACCTTTCATAGCCACAAAATATCCACCTAATTTTATATAAGGAATACAAAACTCACTTAGAACAGTTAAATTTGCTACAGCCCTTGAAACTGCTGCATCAAATTTTTCTCTATACTCAATATCTTTAGAAAAATCTTCTGCTCTTCCATGTATACATTTTATATCATTTAATTCAATATCTGATATAACTTGATTCAGAAAGTTTATCCTCTTATTTAACGAATCTAAAAGCACTACTTTTATTTGAGGATTAACTATCTTCATAGGTATACCTGGAAATCCAGCTCCTGTTCCTATGTCAATAACATTAGAAATATCTCTTAATGGTGAAAATTTAAATATTTTTACACAATCTATAAAGTGTTTTTTTATTATATCTTCATCTTCTACTATAGTAGTAAGATTGATTTTGTTGTTCCAAAATTTTAATATATCCTTATATTTTATAAATTTACTATACTTTTTTTCATCAAATTCTAGTCCTACATCTTTACACGCAGTATCTATAATTTTAAAATATTGCATATTTAGTTCTCCAATCTACCTTCATTTACAGATCCTTTTCTCTATATTTTTTCTCCATATAAATTAGTAAAACAGAAATATCTGCTGGAGAAACCCCTGAAATTCTAGAAGCCTGACCTACACTCATAGGTCTTATCTTTTTCAACTTTTGGGTAGCTTCTATTCTCAGTCCATTTATCTTATCATAGTTTATGTCTTCAGGTATAATTTTATTTTCAAATTTTTTAAATTGACTTACTTGTTCTAATTGTTTCTCAATATACCCCTCGTATTTGGAAATAATGTTAACTTCTTCTTGAATATCTTCCCCAAGCTCTGGTCTATCTACATCAAGTGGTTGTACCTTAAAATAGTCAAGCTCTGGTCTTTTAATAAGCTCATATAAGCTTGTAGTTTTCTTTAATTCAGAAGAACCTATAGAATTTAAAAAATCAACTACTTCTTTTTTAGGCGTTATGTGAATATCTTTTATTCTTTCAACCTCTTTCTCAATGTCACTTTTTCTTTTTAAATACTTTCCATATCTTTCTTCGCTAACAAGTCCTATTTTATGTCCAAGTTCCGTAAGTCTCAAATCTGCATTATCTTGTCTCAGTATCAACCTATACTCTGCTCGTGATGTCATCATTCTGTAAGGCTCCTGAGTTCCCTTTGTAACTAAGTCATCTACTAAAACGCCTATATATCCATCTGATCTCTTTAAAATAAGAGGTGGATTGCCTTGTGATTTAAGCGCAGCATTTATACCTGCAATTATTCCCTGAGAAGCAGCTTCCTCATATCCTGAACTTCCATTTAGCTGACCTGCACCAAACAATCCTTCAACTTTCTTAAATTCTAGTGAAAGTTTTAGTTGTGTTGGATTTATACAATCATATTCAATAGCATAACCTGTTCTTAAAAACTCTACATTTTCAAGTCCAGCTATAGTTCTATACATAGCAATCTGCACATCTTCTGGCATAGAAGTAGATGCCCCATCTACATATAGTTCGTCCGTATTTTCACCTTCAGGCTCTATAAATATCTGATGCTTTTCCTTATCTGGAAATCTCATTACTTTATCTTCTATTGAAGGGCAGTACCTAGGACCTACAGATTTAATAGAACCATTATAAAGTGGAGATCTATTTATATTATCTCTTATTACCTTTAAAGTATTCTCTGTAGTATACGTTAAATAACAAGATATTTGGCTTCTATCTAAACTTCCACTCATAAAAGAAAAAGGAACTATTTTCTTATCACCTGGTTGTTCTATCATTTTTGAAAAATCAACACTTCGCTTATTTACTCTA contains:
- the rsmG gene encoding 16S rRNA (guanine(527)-N(7))-methyltransferase RsmG, with the protein product MQYFKIIDTACKDVGLEFDEKKYSKFIKYKDILKFWNNKINLTTIVEDEDIIKKHFIDCVKIFKFSPLRDISNVIDIGTGAGFPGIPMKIVNPQIKVVLLDSLNKRINFLNQVISDIELNDIKCIHGRAEDFSKDIEYREKFDAAVSRAVANLTVLSEFCIPYIKLGGYFVAMKGPSVEDEIKESKKAVSILGGKIEDIIKIENDDLNHNLVVIKKIRRTPNMYPRKAGIVSKKPLK
- a CDS encoding ParA family protein — encoded protein: MKVISIFNQKGGVGKTTTCINLSAYLAMQGYKILNIDIDPQGNTTSGLGIDKEKLDASIYDILTSDVEIDNVIKKCELIDNFSIVPSTIELAGAEVELINKENRENILKNNLKKLKAKFDFIFIDCPPSLGLLTINALTASNSVIIPIQCEFYALEGVGQLVNTVQLITESLNKDLKIEGVIMSMCDGRTNLSTQVISEVKKYFKDKVYKSTIPRNIRLAEAPSFGLPIVLYDDKCKGAKAYERLTKEFLHRQKE
- the noc gene encoding nucleoid occlusion protein — encoded protein: MQKNVNYIPVDLILPNVYQPRKYFNEESLEELAQSISSYGIVQPLSVRKLGENKYELVAGERRLRAAKKAGLTEVPVIIVDISDKESAAIALLENLQRENLNFLEEAEAYYNLIKDHSYTQEKLAETIGKKQSTIANKIRLLRLDKEIRIMLLENNLTERHARALLKLPTLEIQKKILKIVIKKSLNVKKTEELINKELDKLTSNKKNKRKKIKGIFSPKVYINTIKQIFDKYGLNAKYTSEDSDEEVQIIITIPKK
- the mnmG gene encoding tRNA uridine-5-carboxymethylaminomethyl(34) synthesis enzyme MnmG, which codes for MEYFSEKYDVIVVGAGHAGCEAGLAAARMGCKTLVCTMNLDSVGFMPCNPNVGGTAKGHLVREIDALGGEMGVNIDHTFIQSRMLNTSKGPAVHSLRAQADKKNYSVRMKEVLEKQNNLSLRQIEVLSIRTDDKGKVCGVLTKNGAYFETKTVVLATGTYLKGKVIIGDVSYSSGPNGFMPANDLSQSLLDLGIELRRFKTGTPARVNKRSVDFSKMIEQPGDKKIVPFSFMSGSLDRSQISCYLTYTTENTLKVIRDNINRSPLYNGSIKSVGPRYCPSIEDKVMRFPDKEKHQIFIEPEGENTDELYVDGASTSMPEDVQIAMYRTIAGLENVEFLRTGYAIEYDCINPTQLKLSLEFKKVEGLFGAGQLNGSSGYEEAASQGIIAGINAALKSQGNPPLILKRSDGYIGVLVDDLVTKGTQEPYRMMTSRAEYRLILRQDNADLRLTELGHKIGLVSEERYGKYLKRKSDIEKEVERIKDIHITPKKEVVDFLNSIGSSELKKTTSLYELIKRPELDYFKVQPLDVDRPELGEDIQEEVNIISKYEGYIEKQLEQVSQFKKFENKIIPEDINYDKINGLRIEATQKLKKIRPMSVGQASRISGVSPADISVLLIYMEKKYREKDL